The Streptomyces kanamyceticus DNA segment TCGTACAGGCCGATGTGCGGGGTGATGCCGGGCAGCAGGTGGTCGCCGGAGAAGAGGCGGCCGTTGCCGCGGAGGTTGGCCGGGTGGTCCTCCTCCAGGTGCAGGCAGACGTGGCCGGGGGTGTGTCCGGGGGTCCAGATCGCGCGCAGCCTGCGGCCCGCGAGGTCGAGGAGTTCGCCGGGGGCGATGTCGCGGTCGGGCAGCGCGGGGTCGAGCCCCGGCAGCTTCCTGGGGCGGCCCTCCTCGGCGGCGCGCACCAGCGGGGCGACGTGCTCGGCGGGGGCGCCCGCGGCCATCAGCTTGGCGGCCATGTAGGCGTACCAGCGGCCCGGCGGGTTGGCGCGGGTGCGGCGCACCACGGAGGCGTCCGCCGCGTGCATCGCGATCCAGGCCCCCGAGGCGTCGCGGACCTTCGCGGACAGGCCGTGGTGGTCGGGGTGGTGGTGCGTGATGACCACGCCGTGCACGTCGTCGACGGCGACGCCGCAGTCGGCTAGCCCGTCGGCCAGGGCGTTCCAGGAGGCCGGGTCGTCCCAGCCGGTGTCGATGAGGACGGCGCCCCGGTCGGTGTCGATGAGGTGGACGAGGGTGAAGCCGAGGGGGTTGTCGGGGATCGGCACCTTGATGCTCCAGACGCCGCCGCCGTGCGAGATCACCTGCGGGGTCATGGAGGCCTCGTCTCTTGTCGTCGGGTGCGGCCACTATAACTAGAACTAGTTCCAATAGTCGCCCAAGTCGACTGAATGGGCGGCCGGTTGCGCGTCCGATTCGTGGACTCCTCCAACTAGAACTGGTATCAGTTCTGAAACGGTGTCAGAAAGCGCTCCGCAGGAGGCAGTCAGCCATGACCGAGCTCGTGGAACACGGACAGCTGTTCATCGGCGGGGAGTTGGTGGACCCGCTCGGCAAGGGCGTCATCGACGTCGTGTCGCCGCACACCGGAAAGGTCTTCGCCCGCGTGCCGCACGCGGCCCCCGCCGACGTGGACCGCGCCGTCGCCACCGCCCGCAAG contains these protein-coding regions:
- a CDS encoding MBL fold metallo-hydrolase codes for the protein MTPQVISHGGGVWSIKVPIPDNPLGFTLVHLIDTDRGAVLIDTGWDDPASWNALADGLADCGVAVDDVHGVVITHHHPDHHGLSAKVRDASGAWIAMHAADASVVRRTRANPPGRWYAYMAAKLMAAGAPAEHVAPLVRAAEEGRPRKLPGLDPALPDRDIAPGELLDLAGRRLRAIWTPGHTPGHVCLHLEEDHPANLRGNGRLFSGDHLLPGITPHIGLYEDPDDATVTDPSPSSRLRSSRGDPIGDYLDSLERVARLDPAEILPAHQHAFTDAPARVGSLIAHHEERLTGLHALLAEPRTAWQLAERMEWNRPWAEIPYGSRNIAVSEAEAHVRRLVKLGRAEVMPGGDPVTYVAV